One Amaranthus tricolor cultivar Red isolate AtriRed21 chromosome 10, ASM2621246v1, whole genome shotgun sequence genomic window carries:
- the LOC130826083 gene encoding calmodulin-binding protein 25-like, whose protein sequence is MESVHSILPLSDNLFSSTEMWAFRSAIENSWIAEAFALDTQILTKALHNSISNNIDSPNVSYSEPLNSEAPSSERQTHSFSSSTGATEPETVSKRDRNAPSANGKIKKRKSRASKRSPTTFINTDPENFRQMVQQVTGSGMVVGSVVKPEPCRPVGVVNRLQTGYVLPTLDTSAFLLDNHQKRAVGSGPVNVDIGPGSVVVEDDGSGFDFNGFTGFPALESWN, encoded by the coding sequence ATGGAGAGTGTTCATAGCATTCTTCCTCTATCAGATAATTTGTTTTCAAGTACCGAAATGTGGGCGTTTCGTTCTGCAATCGAAAACTCATGGATTGCTGAAGCATTTGCTCTTGATACTCAAATTCTTACTAAAGCACTTCATAATTCAATATCAAATAACATCGATTCACCAAACGTTTCGTATTCTGAACCTTTGAACTCCGAAGCGCCTTCTTCCGAGCGTCAAACACATAGTTTTTCTAGCTCAACTGGAGCTACAGAGCCTGAAACCGTTTCTAAACGTGATCGAAACGCTCCTTCTGCTAATGGGAAGATCAAGAAACGTAAATCTCGTGCTTCGAAACGTTCTCCTACAACGTTTATTAATACTGATCCGGAAAACTTCAGACAAATGGTTCAGCAAGTAACGGGTTCGGGTATGGTTGTTGGGTCGGTTGTTAAACCCGAACCTTGTAGGCCCGTTGGTGTTGTGAACCGGTTACAAACGGGTTATGTTTTGCCTACACTTGACACGTCAGCTTTTTTGTTGGATAATCATCAAAAACGGGCTGTGGGCTCAGGCCCAGTTAATGTGGATATTGGACCGGGTTCTGTTGTGGTTGAAGATGATGGGTCGGGTTTTGATTTTAATGGGTTTACTGGGTTCCCTGCTTTAGAATCATGGAATTGa
- the LOC130826084 gene encoding uncharacterized protein LOC130826084, which translates to MLRLRAFRPAQEKIVKIQVHPTHPWLVTSDASDHVSVWNWEHRQVIYELKAGGVDERRLVGAKLEKLAEGESESRGKPTEAIRGGSVKQVNFYDDDVRYWQLWRNRAAAAEAPSAVSHVTSTLSSLPPATKGRHFLVICCENKVIFLDLVTMRGRDVSKQELDNRSLMCMEFLYRSTAGEGPLVAFGGSDGVIRVLSMITWKLARRYTGGHKGAINCLMTFMASSGEALLVSGGSDGLLILWSADHGHDSRELVPKLSLKAHDGGVVAVELSRVSGGAPQLITIGADKTLAIWDTISFKEMRRIKPVPKMSCHSVASWCHPRAPNLDILTCVKDSHIWAIEHPTYSVLTRPLCELSSLVPPQALAPNKKLRVYCMVAHPLQPHLVATGTNIGVIISEFDFRALPPVVALPSPPGSREHSAVYVVERELKLLAFQLSNIANPSLGSNGTLADSARSKVDTEALLVKQIKKHISTPVPHDSYSVLYLSSSGKYLAVVWPDIPYFSIYKVSDWSIVDSGSARLLAWDTCSDRFAILESAVVPRIPVIPKGGSSRKAKEAAAAAAAAAAAASEASSASVQVRILLDDGTSNILMRSIGGRNEPVVSLHGGALLGISYRSSRRVSAVAATAISTIQSMPLSGFGSGASSFNTFDDGFGSGPSSSQNFQLYSWETFQPVGGLLPQPEWAVWDQTVEYCAFAYQKYIVISSLRPQYRYLGDVAIPYATSAVWHRRQLFVATPTTIEVVFVDAGVSPIDLETKRMKEEQRQKEVQARAFAEHGELALISVEGPKADTNERISLRPPMLQVVRLASFQHAPSVPPYLSLPKQSRIDGDDGGMPEKATEIAVGGGGVAVAVTRFPTEQKRPIGPLVVVGVRDGVLWLIDRYMRAHALSLSHPGIRCRCLAAYGDAVSAVKWATRLGREHHDDLAQFMLGMGYAAEALHLPGISKRLEFDLAMQGNDLKRALQCLLTMSNSRDIGKETSGLDLTNLLNVAAKKENIVDAVQGIAKFAKQFLDLIDAADATAQADIAREALKRLAAAGSVKGALQSHELRGLALRLANHGELTRLSTLVNNLISLGLGREAAFSAAVLGDNALMEKAWHETGMLAEAVLHSHAHGRPTLKNLVEAWNKTLQKEIEHTRTTKTDATAAFLASLEDPKLPSLGDTDRKPPIEILPPGMSSLSLSISAPKKPLPAPKASQQEPGKPLLLGAPPTTAPINGATPPPTSSGDSSVPPPVNSIQPGAPSTEDSGQPEAVPSTESAQPEAPPPDSSQAGEESAETRAPSSEISEQQKLEESPTVNSNQVDSSKVETSKPDDSSQPEAPPPVNSNQSETLPPSVDISRPTVDPKTAEQQLLESIGPVVAKPNSSRSPFADLEQLLM; encoded by the exons ATGTTGCGCTTGAGAGCCTTTAGGCCGGCGCAGGAGAAGATAGTGAAGATTCAAGTTCATCCAACTCATCCATGGCTTGTTACATCTGATGCTTCGGATCATGTTTCCGTTTGGAATTGGGAGCATCGCCAG GTTATTTATGAGCTTAAAGCTGGTGGAGTTGATGAAAGGCGGCTCGTTGGTGCCAAATTGGAGAAGCTTGCGGAAGGAGAATCTG AGTCAAGGGGAAAGCCGACTGAAGCTATACGAGGAGGGAG TGTTAAGCAGGTTAacttttatgatgatgatgtacgTTATTGGCAACTTTGGCGCAATCGAGCAGCAGCTGCTGAGGCTCCTTCGGCAGTTAGTCATGTCACTTCTACTTTAAGCTCTCTCCCTCCTGCAACAAAAGGAAGACACTTCCTTGTAATCTGTTGTGAGAATAAAGTGATTTTTCTTGACTTGGTGACAATGCGTGGTCGTGATGTGTCCAAGCAAGAGCTTGATAACCGGTCTCTGATGTG TATGGAATTCCTGTATAGATCTACTGCAGGGGAAGGTCCACTGGTTGCTTTTGGTGGATCAGATGGTGTAATAAGAGTCCTTTCAATGATAACATGGAAG CTTGCTCGAAGGTACACTGGAGGACACAAAGGAGCTATTAATTGTCTGATGACATTCATGGCTTCTTCAGGCGAG GCATTGCTGGTCTCAGGGGGAAGTGATGGTTTACTAATACTTTGGAGTGCTGATCATGGTCATGATTCACGAGAGCTTGTACCCAAACTTAGTTTGAAG GCACATGATGGTGGGGTTGTGGCTGTAGAATTATCAAGAGTGTCCGGTGGTGCCCCACAGCTGATCACTATTGGTGCTGATAAAACTCTTGCTATATGGGATACAATCTCATTCAAG GAAATGCGACGAATTAAACCAGTTCCAAAGATGTCTTGTCATAGTGTGGCATCTTGGTGTCATCCTCGGGCTCCAAACCTTGATATATTGACGTGCGTGAAAGATTCACATATATG GGCCATTGAACATCCAACTTATTCAGTGTTGACAAGGCCTTTATGTGAACTTTCCTCCCTGGTTCCTCCACAAGCTCTTGCACCGAACAAAAAGCTCCGG GTTTATTGTATGGTTGCTCATCCTTTACAGCCACATCTGGTTGCGACTGGAACAAATATTGGTGTAATCATAAGCGAGTTTGATTTTCGAGCTCTTCCACCTGTGGTTGCTCTACCGTCACCACCTGGAAGCCGAGAGCATTCTGCTGTATATGTTGTTGAAAGAGAGCTTAAATTATTGGCCTTTCAGTTGTCTAATATAGCAAATCCATCTTTGGGTAGCAATGGGACGCTGGCTGATTCTGCTAGGTCTAAGGTGGATACTGAAGCCTTGCTGGTGAAACAGATAAAAAAACACATTAGTACACCTGTACCACACGATTCATACTCGGTTCTTTATCTGAGCAGTTCTGGCAA GTATCTTGCTGTTGTGTGGCCTGATATCCCTTACTTTTCAATATATAAAGTTAGCGACTGGTCTATCGTTGATTCAGGCAGCGCAAGACTTTTGGCATGGGATACATGTAGTGATAGGTTCGCAATATTAGAATCTGCTGTAGTTCCTCGAATTCCTGTGATTCCTAAAGGGGGTTCATCTAGAAAGGCCAAGGAAGCTGCTGCGGCTGCTGCAGCTGCAGCAGCTGCTGCCAGTGAAGCTTCTTCTGCGTCTGTTCAAGTTCGTATATTACTGGATGATGGGACTTCAAACATATTGATGAGGTCAATTGGAGGAAGGAATGAACCg GTCGTTAGTTTGCATGGAGGTGCTCTTCTTGGCATTTCATATAGAAGTTCTCGCCGTGTTAGTGCTGTTGCTGCTACTGCAATCTCTACAATTCAGTCAATGCCATTGTCAGGATTTGGCTCAGGTGCTTCATCATTTAATACATTTGATGATGGCTTCGGTTCCGGTCCTTCATCTTCTCAAAATTTTCAGCTTTATAG CTGGGAAACTTTTCAACCTGTGGGCGGTCTTCTTCCTCAGCCAGAGTGGGCAGTTTGGGATCAAACTGTTGAGTATTGTGCTTTTGCATATCAGAAATATATTGTCATATCTTCCTTACGACCTCAGTATAGATACTTGGGAGATGTTGCAATTCCTTATGCAACTAGTGCCGTTTGGCATCGGAGACAGCTGTTTGTTGCTACTCCAACTACCATTGA GGTGGTTTTTGTGGATGCTGGAGTTTCTCCTATTGATTTAGAGACAAAAAGGATGAAAGAAGAACAGAGACAGAAGGAGGTACAAGCTAGGGCATTTGCTGAGCATGGTGAATTAGCTCTGATTTCAGTGGAAGGTCCAAAGGCTGATACAAATGAAAGAATTTCTTTGAGACCACCAATGCTACAG GTTGTGAGATTGGCTTCATTTCAACATGCTCCTTCAGTACCACCTTACTTGTCTTTGCCAAAACAATCAAGAATTGATGGGGATGATGGTGGGATGCCTGAAAAAGCTACTGAGATTGCTGTTGGTGGGGGTGGTGTGGCGGTTGCGGTAACTCGTTTCCCTACAGAGCAGAAACGACCAATTGGCCCACTTGTGGTTGTCGGGGTTAGAGATGGAGTTCTCTGGCTGATTGATAG GTATATGCGTGCCCATGCATTATCGCTAAGCCATCCTGGTATTCGTTGTCGCTGTCTTGCTGCGTATGGGGATGCTGTCAGTGCAGTGAAATG GGCTACTAGACTTGGCAGAGAACATCATGATGACTTGGCTCAATTTATGCTCGGAATGGGTTATGCTGCTGAAGCTCTTCATTTGCCTGGAATATCTAAGAG ATTGGAGTTTGATCTGGCAATGCAAGGAAATGACTTAAAAAGAGCTCTTCAATGCCTTTTGACAATGAGCAACAGTAGAGATATAGGAAAAGAGACTTCAGGGTTGGATTTGACAAATCTTTTAAATGTAGCTGCTAAGAAAGAAAATATCGTCGATGCAGTTCAAGGAATAGCAAAATTTGCAAAGCAGTTTTTGGATCTTATTGATGCTGCAGATGCAACAGCACAAGCTGACATTGCCCGTGAAGCTTTGAAGCGGTTAGCTGCTGCTGGTTCCGTAAAGGGAGCTTTGCAAAGTCATGAGTTAAGGGGTCTGGCTCTGCGACTTGCAAACCATGGGGAGTTGACACGTTTAAGT ACTTTGGTGAATAATTTAATCTCGCTTGGTTTGGGACGTGAAGCTGCATTTTCTGCTGCAGTTTTGGGTGACAATGCTCTAATGGAGAAGGCATGGCATGAAACAGGGATGCTTGCAGAAGCTGTGCTTCATTCTCAT GCCCATGGACGACCAACTCTTAAAAACTTGGTCGAGGCGTGGAATAAAACGTTGCAGAAAGAGATTGAGCACACTCGAACCACCAAGACGGATGCAACTGCTGCATTCCTGGCTTCTCTGGAGGATCCAAAGCTTCCTAGTTTAGGGGACACTGATAGAAAGCCTCCAATTGAAATTCTTCCTCCCGGGATGAGTTCGCTCTCCCTCTCTATTTCTGCTCCAAAGAAGCCATTGCCTGCTCCCAAGGCTTCACAACAAGAGCCGGGAAAGCCATTGTTATTAGGAGCACCCCCTACTACTGCTCCAATTAATGGTGCTACTCCTCCACCGACTAGTTCTGGTGACTCAAGTGTCCCACCTCCCGTAAACTCCATCCAACCCGGAGCTCCTTCTACAGAAGATTCCGGTCAGCCTGAAGCTGTGCCTTCGACAGAATCTGCCCAACCTGAAGCTCCTCCGCCAGATTCTAGCCAAGCTGGAGAGGAATCTGCAGAAACCAGAGCTCCTTCCTCAGAAATTTCTGAACAACAAAAACTGGAAGAATCTCCTACAGTCAATTCAAATCAAGTTGATTCTAGCAAAGTCGAAACTTCCAAACCAGATGATTCTAGTCAGCCAGAAGCTCCACCACCCGTTAACTCAAACCAATCTGAAACTTTACCGCCTTCAGTTGATATATCTCGACCCACCGTGGATCCTAAGACTGCAGAACAACAGCTACTTGAGAGTATAGGTCCAGTGGTCGCAAAACCAAACAGCTCAAGGTCTCCATTTGCCGATCTTGAGCAACTTCTTATGTAA